The Terriglobia bacterium genome includes the window CCCACCGCGGCAGCGGTGGGAAAAGTGGATCAATATCGCGGAGCGCCAGTGGCGCGGCACCGTTCTTGCACATACTCTTCCGTGCTGGACTACCAGCGTACGTGCCTCCGCCGCTCAATCTCGGATACAGTTGGCACACGAGGCGCTGAATTGCAGACGGCGGAAGAGCAACCTGAAAAGCCGCTGATGGTGTTCGATGGGGACTGCGGATTCTGCCGCGCCTGGATCGAGTACTGGAAGGAACTGACCGGAGAGCGCGTGGCGTATGCGCCGTTTCAGGAGGCGGCGGCGCAATTTCCAAACGTGCCCCGCGAGCAGTTCGCCGAGGCAGTACAGATCTTTCTTCCCGACGGCCAGCAGCGCAGTGGAGCGCACGCGGCGCTCACCGCGAGGGCGATTGGAGACAAGACCTGGCTGCTGTCGGCGTACGAGCATGTGCCGGGATTCGCGGCGGTTGCGGAAGCAGCGTACAGGACGATCGCGGCGCATCGCTCCGCCGCGTACACCATCACAAAACTGCTGTGGGGCGCTCCGGTGCGGCGCGTGACGTATGCGCTGGCGACCGAGCTGTTCCTGCGCGCGCTGGGGATCATCTACCTGATCGCGTTCGTTTCGTTCGGCGTGCAGGCTTCGGGGCTGATCGGAAGCAACGGGATTGATCCGGTCGCGGAAACCATCGTCGCGGTGAAACGGTACTACGGCGACGCCGCCTTTCGCGCGCTTCCCAGCGTGTTCTTCCTCAACTCCAGCAACTGGTTTGTGGCCGCGGTGTGGATCGCGGGCGCGGCGCTGGGAATACTGTTGACGCTGGGAGTCGCGCGGCGTGCGGCGTGCCTGGGCGCATTCATCCTGTATCTGTCCATCGTGACGGCAGGGCAGGCGTTCATGAGCTTTCAATGGGACGCGCTGCTGCTGGAGGCGGGCTTCCTGGCGATTTTTCTCGGCTGGTCGAACCTGGCGCCGTGGATGTTCCGCTGGCTGCTGTTCCGGCTGATGTTCATGTCGGGAGTGGTGAAGCTGGCGAGCGGCGACCCAAGCTGGCGCACGCTGACAGCCATGCGTTACCACTACTGGACGCAGCCGCTGCCGACGCCGCTGGCCTGGTACCTGCACCAATTGCCGGCGTGGTTCCAGAGCTGCAGCACGGCCGTGGTGCTGGCGGTCGAACTGGGAGCGCCGTTCCTGATCTGGTTTCCGCGGCGGGTGCGATTGCTGGCGGCCGGCATCCTGATCCTGTTCCAGGTGCTGATCATGCTGACGGGCAATTATGCGTTCTTCAACCTGCTGGCGATCGCGCTGTGCCTGTGGCTGGTGGATGACCAGCGGCTGGGACGGAACACCCCCACCCTGTCGCTCCAAAGCCAGCGACAAGGGTGGGGCAACCGCGCGATTGATGAGTTTGTGGCGCGGGCGCGCAAGCGATGGTTGGAGCGGACGAAAAGCGTGCCGCGGGTGGCGATTGGGACCGGAGTCGCGATCTTGATTTTGTTCGTCAGCATCGGCGAGGTCACCGGGCCGGTCCTGCACTGGAGGCCGCCGGGAGCGGACGCGGCGCTGGGATCGCTGGCGCCGTTTGAAATCGTGAATTCCTACGGCTTGTTCGCGGTGATGACCACGACGCGCATGGAGATCGTGATCGAAGGATCGAGCGACGGCGTGACCTGGCAGGCGTATGAATTCAAGTACAAGCCGGGAGACGCGAAGCGGCGTCCGGCATGGGTGGCGCCGTACCAGCCGCGTCTGGACTGGCAGATGTGGTTCGCGGCGCTGGGGAACTACGAACAGAATCCGTGGCTGCTGCGCTTCATGCTGCGGCTGCTGCAGGGATCGCCGGAGGCGACCCGGTTGTTGGGCTGGAACCCCTTTGCCCAAGCTCCGCCGGTGTACGTGCGGGCGCTGGTGTACGAGTACAGGTTTACCAGTTGGCCGGAGCGCAGTGCGACGGGAGCGTGGTGGAAACGGGAGTACCGAGGGTTGTATCTGCCAGGTCTGACGCGCGAGGATTTTGCGCGGGCGGGGATGCAATAGGCTGCAGGCTTCAGGCGCCAGGCGCAAGGCTGAGGACTTAGATTGTTGTGTCCAAGTCAATGCAGGTGGCCGCCGCAGCCAAATCCCGCGCAAGGCAGTTTTCTTCTTTGGCGGCGCGGTCATCCAATTCGGCGAAGTAATGGGATGTCTCCCTCGCCAGACGTCCGCGGTCATTAAGATCGTCTTTCATCCGTCCTTCTGAATTCTTTCCCAGCGCGTCCCCTGGTCAGGCGATGGTGCGCCCCACCGCGGGGGCGATGATGCGCAACTGGTCCATCAGCTCAGCGAATTGCTTCGGGTAGAGCGACTGAGCACCGTCGGAGAGCGCCTTGTCGGGATTGCTGTGCACCTCGACGATGATGGCGTCGGCGCCGGCGGCGACGGCGGCGCGGGCCATGGGAGCGACTTTGTCGCGGCGTCCGGTGCCGTGCGAGGGATCGCCGCAGATGGGCAGGTGCGAGAGCTTGTGCACGATGGGAATGGCGGAGATGTCCATGGTGTTGCGGGTGTAGGTCTCGAAGGTGCGGATGCCGCGCTCGCAGAGGATGATGTCGTAGTTGCCGCCGGCCATGATGTATTCGGCGGAGAGCAGCATCTCCTCGATGGTGGCGGCGATGCCCCGCTTCATCATCACCGGCTTGCGCACCTTGCCGAGTTCGCGCAGCAGGTTGAAGTTCTGCATGTTGCGCGCTCCCACCTGCAGGATGTCAACGTAGGGGAGCATGAGCGGGATCTGGGAAATTTCCATGACCTCGCTGATGACCAGCAGATGGTATTTTTCGCCCGCTTGCTTGAGCAGCTTGAGGCCCTCTTCGCCCATGCCCTGGAAGGAATACGGGGAAGAGCGCGGCTTGAAAGCGCCGCCGCGCAGCACACGCGCGCCGGCTTGCGAGATCTGCTCGGCGGTGGAGAAGAGCTGCTCGCGCGATTCCACCGAGCACGGGCCGGCCATCACCAGGACCTTGTCGCCGCCGACGGTGAGGCCGTTGGGCAACTTGACCACCGTGCCTTCCGGCCGGAAATGCCTGGCGACAAGCTTGTACGGCGCGCTGATGCGATGCACGAGGTGCACGCCGTCGAGGACTTCGAGATCGCGGGTGTCGAAGTCATTGCGCGCGCCCACCGCGCCGAGCACGGTGTGACGTTCGCCGGTCGAGCGGTGGACGGAGAACCCGAGGCCGACAAGGTGCTCAATGACGTTCTGGATCTGCGGTTCGCTGGCGCCTTCCTGCATAGTCACAATCATATGAAAAGAGCTGTCAGGTATCAGCCTTCAGCTACAACCTCCTGGTCCCGTGATGGTGGCGTGCTGCGTCATCAATCGTTCAGTTCGCCCTCAAGTTCGGTGTCGCCGCCATCGGCCTTGACCTTGGGGACGGATTCTTCTTTCTGAATCTTGCGCATGACGTCAATCAGGCGCTCGTAGATCGTGGTCAGGTCGCGATCGGCGAGCGGGCCGCGATTGGCGCGGTGCACGTTTTCGTGGATCACCTTCTCGCGGTCGG containing:
- a CDS encoding lipase maturation factor family protein — encoded protein: MQTAEEQPEKPLMVFDGDCGFCRAWIEYWKELTGERVAYAPFQEAAAQFPNVPREQFAEAVQIFLPDGQQRSGAHAALTARAIGDKTWLLSAYEHVPGFAAVAEAAYRTIAAHRSAAYTITKLLWGAPVRRVTYALATELFLRALGIIYLIAFVSFGVQASGLIGSNGIDPVAETIVAVKRYYGDAAFRALPSVFFLNSSNWFVAAVWIAGAALGILLTLGVARRAACLGAFILYLSIVTAGQAFMSFQWDALLLEAGFLAIFLGWSNLAPWMFRWLLFRLMFMSGVVKLASGDPSWRTLTAMRYHYWTQPLPTPLAWYLHQLPAWFQSCSTAVVLAVELGAPFLIWFPRRVRLLAAGILILFQVLIMLTGNYAFFNLLAIALCLWLVDDQRLGRNTPTLSLQSQRQGWGNRAIDEFVARARKRWLERTKSVPRVAIGTGVAILILFVSIGEVTGPVLHWRPPGADAALGSLAPFEIVNSYGLFAVMTTTRMEIVIEGSSDGVTWQAYEFKYKPGDAKRRPAWVAPYQPRLDWQMWFAALGNYEQNPWLLRFMLRLLQGSPEATRLLGWNPFAQAPPVYVRALVYEYRFTSWPERSATGAWWKREYRGLYLPGLTREDFARAGMQ
- a CDS encoding chorismate mutase, encoding MDIADWRKKIDDLDRKLVDLLNERAHCAREIGRLKRGTNQPVYEPDREKVIHENVHRANRGPLADRDLTTIYERLIDVMRKIQKEESVPKVKADGGDTELEGELND
- the aroF gene encoding 3-deoxy-7-phosphoheptulonate synthase translates to MIVTMQEGASEPQIQNVIEHLVGLGFSVHRSTGERHTVLGAVGARNDFDTRDLEVLDGVHLVHRISAPYKLVARHFRPEGTVVKLPNGLTVGGDKVLVMAGPCSVESREQLFSTAEQISQAGARVLRGGAFKPRSSPYSFQGMGEEGLKLLKQAGEKYHLLVISEVMEISQIPLMLPYVDILQVGARNMQNFNLLRELGKVRKPVMMKRGIAATIEEMLLSAEYIMAGGNYDIILCERGIRTFETYTRNTMDISAIPIVHKLSHLPICGDPSHGTGRRDKVAPMARAAVAAGADAIIVEVHSNPDKALSDGAQSLYPKQFAELMDQLRIIAPAVGRTIA